Part of the Ignavibacteria bacterium genome is shown below.
TTTACCCCAGCTACAAGGGCAGGATCTTTTAAGCCGTATTTACTTATTATCTCTTTTATTTTCTTTTGAATACCTGAAGGCTCTGCATCAGCATAACACAAATCAGAATAAACTGACTGGAAACTCTTCAGGTCCCCTTTTTTAAGCCTGAAAGGCCCTTCCTTTCTTTTTACAAGGAGCACCTTATAGTGATCCTGAAACATTTCAAGCACAATAATGCTCTTTATGCCTGAAAGCCTCATTATGCTTATATCTTTTATAAACGATAGCTTCACTTCTATAAGTCCAGATTAAAACTATTTTGAATATTCATAGTACGAGTTCCCGAAGTCATCGCCGTATGAGATCCTTGGCGTTAGATAAATGATAAGCTCCCCTTTGCTTTTCTTTTTATCCACGTTTGTAAAGAACTTCCCTATAAATGGTATGTCGCCAAGAAGAGGCACTTTGTCTTCAGTATTTGTTTCGCTTTCCTGAATAAGGCCTCCCAGAATGATAGTCTCCCCGTCCTTAAGCCTTAAGGTTGAGAACATGGAACGGGTGTTTATGGCAGGTATAAGCTTCTTATCCGGCACAAAAGGACCAATGGGCGTCTGGAACTCGGGCTTAATTTCAAGGGTGAGTTCACTATTCGGTCCAACCCAGGGGGTGATCTCGAAGGAAATATTGGCCTCAATTTTTTCTATCCTCTCACGCTCGATAAACGTGGAATTTACCTGGCTTGTAATAGGCATGATCTCGTTAAACACGTAGTTCTGCACCGTGCCAATTTTAAGCGATGCCGTGTGGCCGTTAAGAGAAGAAAGAAGAGGCTTACTCTTAACGTTTGCAATACCGTGCTGCTCCATGAGCTTTAGGTTCATATAGAAGTCATCGGGGAGTTTCCCAAGCTTTGCCACATCCAGATCCTTGCCGAAAAGGTTTATGGTGCCGATACTGTTTAAGAGCTTGTTTACCTTGCTTCCGCTTAGGGTAACGTCAACTCCGGGGTAGTACTTGCTGGGTCTTGAACTTGCAAGAGAATCCCCCCGCCCGGCAGTAATTCCGTACTGAAGCATATTGTCCAGGTTATAGTCCACAACAAGAGCCTCAATTAAGACCTGAGGCACCGGACGGTCAATTGCCTGAAGGTAGTCTTCAAGGTTGGCTACGGCCTCATTCGTCCCGGAGGCGATAATAGCATTATGCTCCAGTGAAACTCCGACACTTATTCCCTGGGTAAACGCCTGCGGAAGTGTTTCCTTAATCTTATCTGCCCTTAGATATTTAAGCCTCAGGAGCTTTGTGTTATCAAGGTTCTTAGAAGTCTTAGGGCCTATTACATAGGCGCCGTTTTCCTCACGGAATGAAAATTCGGTTCCCTTAAAAAGGTATCCCAGAGCTACATCAAGAGGGACCTCTGTGCACCTTACAGTTACGCTGGCCGTGGGTATTGCAAGCTTTACCACCTGAAGCCCCATCTGTCTTGCTATGTCTGTTAAGACCTGATCCAGGTTTGCCTGCATGACGTCAAGCGTAACCCTGTTATTCCTTGCGTTTACCCAGTAGCCCGCGCTTTTAGAGGGAGCATTGCTGCCTTCAAGGCTTGAGAAGTAACCGGAGCGCGCGATGTAGAAAATTGAATCTGAGGCTGTAAGAAAAAACCCGTTATTCTGCAGAATGTTCTTGAGCCCCGTTTCAAGCTCCACATTTTTAAGTTCACCCGACAGCCTGCCCGAGGTGCCCTGGTTTAGGAGGAAGTTTTTACCCGTTGCACTCCTCAGCTTTTCAACGAGTTTATTTATATCCGCATTCATTAGTTTCAAAGAGAGTTTACCCTTATTAAACTGGACTTCCGGCTCAGCCTCGGGAACGGGAGGGGGCAGTTTCACCTTCATAGGCTTTACATAGAACCTCAGGCTGTCGTAGCTGAAGTCGTAGCCGTTATCGCGCGCAATCATCTCAATTGCATTTAATACGCTTACGTTAAAAAGAGCAGCCGAGGCCCTTCCGTTTATGGAATTATCTACAACAATGTTTGTATGGTACTCGAAGGCGATGGATCTTAAGATATCCCTCAGATCGGTATCCTTGAAGTTAAGCGCCGGAATCACCTCCCGGCTGTTGGGAGGATAAATCTTCTTTGGATTTATTTCACCTGAAGGGACACCTTTTTGATCAGCTGTTCCGGAATAACTTCCCCCGGGATTTAAGCCGCTGTAGCCTGATTCCTGGGGATAAATATTCAGATAAGAAAATATGGTTATAAGTATGAAAATTCTACAGCATTGTCTCACGCAAAACTTCCTCATAAGTTGTAAGTCCCGATTTAATTTTCTCCAGTCCAGAATCCCTGAGCGTAATAAAACCTTTTTCCAGGGCCTTCTGCCTTATTTCCTTCTCCCTCATGTTAAGAGAGATCATTTCAGCAATATCTTCGTCTATTTCAAGAATCTCATAGATGGCGGACCTCCCTTTGTAGCCTGTAAAGCTGCACTTTTCGCAGCCGTTTTTTTCATAAACAGTTTCAGTTTTCAGTATATCGTGAAGAGACTTCTTCTGGCTTTCTTTTCTGCAGCAGCAGAGTGTACGTACAAGTCTCTGCGCTATAATGAGCTTTATTGAAGAGGAGACCAAAAAAGGCTCAATTCCCATGTCAATAAGCCTTGTTATTGCTGAAACCGAGTCATTGGTGTGAAGCGTGCTTAAGACAAGGTGCCCCGTTAAAGAAGCCCTTACGGCAATCTCGGCTGTCTCTTTGTCTCTTATCTCTCCAACCATTATTATGTCCGGATCCTGCCTGAGGAAAGTTCTTAATGCGCTGGCAAAGTCGTATCCGATGTCAGGCCTCATGCTGCTCTGGTTTATGCCTTCCAGGTTATATTCAATTGGGTCCTCTGCCGTAAGAATATTTTTCTCGACCGAGTGGATTTCCTTTAAGGATGCATAGAGCGTCGTGGTCTTTCCGCTTCCTGTTGGCCCCGTAACGAGTATCATGCCGTAAGGAAGCCTGAGGTTCCTGCTTAAAACTGAGTGCTGGCTTTCATTAAGTCCCAGTTTCCTCAGGTCCAGCTGAACCTGTGACTTGTCCAGGATCCTTAGAACTACTTTTTCTCCAAAGTTTGTAGGCAGTGTTGAAAGCCTTATATCTATAGTCTTATCCTGGTAGGGAAAACGGATCCTGCCGTCCTGAGGCCTTCTTTTTTCAGATATGTCGAGGTTAGCCATGATCTTAAGCCTGCTTATAACGGCCTGGCTTCTTTCCTTCGGGAGGTTGAACATCTCCCTCAAGTGGCCGTCAATCCTGTAGCGCACGCGGAAGAGGTTCTCGTAAACCTCCAGGTGAATGTCTGAACTACCGCTTTTAACCGCGCCCTGAATAACCTGGTTTACAAACTCAACGTTCGAGCCTTCAAGGGATGCCACGTCCATTGAAGGATCTGATTTTTGTTCAGAGGCTCCCCTTCTTTCTTCCGCAGCTGAAGCAGGATAGACCTCCTTAAGCTTTGCAAGAATTATCTCCTGCGGCACTTCATGGGGAATAATCCTGTATCCGGTATAGAAGGCAATTTCATTTATCACCTTCTGATTCCTAGCGCCTGAAAGCCCAACATGGAATTCACCTTTTTCCACTTTAAGGGGAAGGACATTTTCCTCATAGGCCTTCTTTGCAGGCAGGAGCGTGAGGGCTTCAGGCATTATTTCAGGTATATTATGCATCCGGTTAAAACCTTAAAGAAAAAGCCAATTTGAAAATGTAAAAACTAAAAAGCTCCGTAAAAGAATATCCAATTGCCATAAAGAAACCGAAAGGAACCAGGGTTTTTAATTTAAGCTCGTTATTAAACTGCCTAATTGTATAATAGCCCGGTATTGCGATAAGAGCCGAGATCCAGAGTGCCAGAAGCGACACGGGGAAATCCATAAAAAGCGTCATCACCATTATAAGCTTTATATCTCCCGGGCCTATCAGGTTTTTACCTTTAAGCATGCTGCCCAGATAATTCACCAGCATAAAAAGTGAACCCAGTGAAACGGCTGAGATAATATTTATCCAATAGACTTCACCATATAGCACCACTTTTACAACTGCAAGCATGAGGATTATAATTACAAACATGTTCGGTATTATAAGTTTCTTTAAGTCTACCATACCTATAATAAAAAGCGTCATAAAGAATGCGTAGTGAAGAGCCATATTAACAGTAAGGCCGTAGGTATAGTAAGTGATAATGCCAATAAAAAGAGACAATATCTCAACTATAACATACCTGTTGGGAATAGCTTTACGGCAGTTAATACATTTTCCCTTCTGCATCATAAAACTTAGAACAGGTATGAGCTCTTTTGCTTTAAGCTCACGCTCCCCGCACATGCAAAGCGACCTTTTTACGTCAAAAGGAGACGATCCCCAAAAGAACGAAATTACATTGTTAGAAAAGCT
Proteins encoded:
- a CDS encoding prepilin peptidase produces the protein MTQAFIILLSLALGSFSNNVISFFWGSSPFDVKRSLCMCGERELKAKELIPVLSFMMQKGKCINCRKAIPNRYVIVEILSLFIGIITYYTYGLTVNMALHYAFFMTLFIIGMVDLKKLIIPNMFVIIILMLAVVKVVLYGEVYWINIISAVSLGSLFMLVNYLGSMLKGKNLIGPGDIKLIMVMTLFMDFPVSLLALWISALIAIPGYYTIRQFNNELKLKTLVPFGFFMAIGYSFTELFSFYIFKLAFSLRF
- a CDS encoding type II/IV secretion system protein, whose product is MHNIPEIMPEALTLLPAKKAYEENVLPLKVEKGEFHVGLSGARNQKVINEIAFYTGYRIIPHEVPQEIILAKLKEVYPASAAEERRGASEQKSDPSMDVASLEGSNVEFVNQVIQGAVKSGSSDIHLEVYENLFRVRYRIDGHLREMFNLPKERSQAVISRLKIMANLDISEKRRPQDGRIRFPYQDKTIDIRLSTLPTNFGEKVVLRILDKSQVQLDLRKLGLNESQHSVLSRNLRLPYGMILVTGPTGSGKTTTLYASLKEIHSVEKNILTAEDPIEYNLEGINQSSMRPDIGYDFASALRTFLRQDPDIIMVGEIRDKETAEIAVRASLTGHLVLSTLHTNDSVSAITRLIDMGIEPFLVSSSIKLIIAQRLVRTLCCCRKESQKKSLHDILKTETVYEKNGCEKCSFTGYKGRSAIYEILEIDEDIAEMISLNMREKEIRQKALEKGFITLRDSGLEKIKSGLTTYEEVLRETML